A genomic stretch from Telopea speciosissima isolate NSW1024214 ecotype Mountain lineage chromosome 7, Tspe_v1, whole genome shotgun sequence includes:
- the LOC122666837 gene encoding glyoxylate/hydroxypyruvate/pyruvate reductase 2KGR-like, translated as MENIGVMMTCACSPSPYLQEELDKQFKLFRYWECANKEEFLKSNSNSIRAIVCNTSVGADAKTIDLFPNLEIVSTFSVGLDKVDLVKCREKGIRVTNTPDVLTDDVADTAMALILATLRRICAMDSYVKSGYWKTKGEFELTTKFSGKRVGILGLGRIGSAIARRAEAFGCPISYHSRSEKPNAKNYKYYSSVVDLAANSDVFVVACTLTSETRHIVNREVIDAVGSKGYIVNIGRGLHIDETELVAALVEGRLGGAGLDVFEKEPEVPKEMMELQNVVMLPHVGSGTWETDTDMADLVIANLKAHFLKKPLLSPVV; from the coding sequence ATGGAAAACATTGGTGTTATGATGACCTGCGCCTGTTCGCCGTCTCCATACCTGCAAGAGGAGCTCGACAagcaattcaagctcttcagaTACTGGGAATGCGCCAACAAGGAGGAATTCCTCAAATCAAACTCCAACTCCATCAGAGCCATCGTTTGCAACACATCTGTTGGTGCCGATGCGAAAACAATCGATTTGTTTCCTAATTTGGAAATTGTCTCGACTTTCAGCGTCGGCCTTGACAAGGTCGATCTGGTGAAATGCAGAGAGAAAGGGATTAGGGTTACTAACACCCCTGACGTGCTCACCGACGACGTCGCCGATACGGCCATGGCTTTGATCTTAGCGACACTTAGAAGGATCTGCGCGATGGATAGTTACGTGAAGAGTGGATATTGGAAGACCAAAGGTGAATTCGAGCTAACCACCAAGTTCAGCGGCAAAAGAGTTGGGATTTTGGGACTGGGAAGGATTGGTTCTGCAATTGCGAGAAGAGCAGAAGCCTTTGGGTGTCCGATTAGTTATCATTCGAGATCGGAGAAACCGAATGCGAAGAATTACAAATACTATTCGAGCGTTGTGGATTTGGCTGCTAATTCCGATGTATTTGTTGTTGCGTGTACTTTGACGAGTGAGACGCGACACATTGTGAACAGGGAAGTGATTGACGCAGTGGGTTCGAAGGGGTATATAGTGAACATTGGGCGAGGTTTGCACATCGACGAAACAGAGCTTGTGGCTGCGTTGGTTGAAGGTAGATTGGGAGGAGCTGGGCTAGATGTGTTCGAGAAAGAGCCTGAGGTACCTAAAGAGATGATGGAGCTTCAGAATGTGGTGATGTTGCCTCATGTGGGGAGTGGTACTTGGGAGACTGATACAGACATGGCTGACCTTGTGATTGCAAATTTGAAGGCTCACTTTCTGAAGAAGCCATTGCTGTCACCTGtggtctga
- the LOC122667571 gene encoding uncharacterized transporter C405.03c-like, with translation MGWRYKTGLFLILAVVIIWVTSAEVTQGIFTDYKQPFAVTYLGASLMVVYLPIAFIKDWLCRSLRSCSSKGGKNAETVDKSSADVDSTVKFHEMQIFEMEMQRKNSEAELSVQEEGKPLVSKHKEDVNKLKQDRELTTREIATYGFYIAPIWFITEYFSNAALARTSVASTTVLSSTSGLFTLFIGAILGQDSLNMAKVVAVSVSMAGVVMTTLGKTWATDEAQLSASANGKRSLVGDLFGLLSAMTYGLFTVLLKKFAGEEGERVDVQKLFGYIGLFTLFALWWLVLPLTALGIEPKFTIPHSVKMEEVVLANGFVGSVLSDYFWALSVVWTTPLVATLGMSLTIPLAMVADMMIHGRHYSAIYILGSAQVFAGFVIANLSDRLSKKLGL, from the exons ATGGGTTGGAGGTATAAGACGGGATTGTTCCTCATTTTGGCTGTTGTAATCATCTGGGTCACCTCTGCCGAAGTCACGCAG GGCATTTTTACAGACTATAAACAACCATTTGCAGTTACATATTTAGGAGCATCGCTTATGGTAGTTTATCTCCCAATAGCATTCATCAAGGATTGGCTATGTCGTTCATTGAGAAGCTGCTCTTCAAAAGGTGGTAAAAATGCAGAAACTGTTGATAAGTCATCTGCAGATGTTGATTCTACTGTAAAATTCCATGAGATGCAAATCTTTGAAATGGAAATGCAAAGAAAAAACAGTGAAGCAGAGCTTTCTGTACAGGAAGAGGGAAAACCTTTAGTGTCTAAACACAAAGAGGATGTGAACAAGCTAAAACAAGACAGAGAGCTTACCACAAGGGAAATTGCTACATATGGATTTTATATTGCGCCTATCTGGTTTATAACGGAG TACTTTTCTAATGCTGCACTCGCACGTACAAGTGTTGCAAGTACTACAGTACTGTCCTCAACCTCAGGGCTGTTCACTCTTTTCATTGGAGCCATACTTGGACAAGACTCTTTAAATATGGCAAAAGTAGTTGCTGTGTCTGTTAGCATGGCTGGTGTTGTGATGACAACTCTGGGGAAGACCTGGGCCACAGATGAGGCACAACTAAGTGCATCTGC AAATGGGAAACGATCTCTTGTGGGAGACCTCTTTGGGCTTCTCTCAGCTATGACATACGGGTTATTTACTG TGCTTCTCAAAAAGTTTGctggagaggaaggagaaagagttGATGTGCAAAAGTTATTTGGATATATTGGACTGTTCACTCTTTTTGCCCTCTGGTGGCTGG TGTTGCCATTGACAGCTTTGGGAATTGAACCAAAGTTCACAATTCCCCACTCTGTTAAAATGGAAGAAGTTGTACTTGCAAATGGCTTTGTTGGAAGTGTCCTCTCTGACTATTTCTG GGCTTTATCTGTTGTTTGGACAACTCCACTGGTGGCCACATTGGGCATGTCTCTGACCATACCACTTGCCATGGTAGCTGACATGATGATTCATGGACGCCACTATTCGGCAATCTATATTCTAGGTTCTGCTCAG GTATTTGCTGGGTTTGTGATAGCAAACCTTTCAGATCGGTTATCCAAAAAGCTGGGATTGTAG